One genomic region from Knoellia sp. p5-6-4 encodes:
- a CDS encoding AAA family ATPase has protein sequence MADRSEHGSEHEVAHEIAVEQAYVDRVYAELAKAATRAGLVEADGLARGRTDRTGDVRDEELTGLFERDALVFNAVRRRTTLESQYEGLVFGRLDLDRPGQAGEPREARYIGRLGVRDDDYEPLVIDWRAPAAAAFYRATPVEPMGVVRRRVLRCKGSEVIGVEDDLMVAEAPDDMVVVGDGALLAALTRSRGTQMRDIVATIQRHQDEAIRAQARGVTEITGGPGTGKTVVALHRAAYLLYSDRRRFESGGILVVGPSAAYTAYIERVLPSLGEESVTMRSLGDVVEGVTAARLDTPAAAAVKGSLRMRRLLSRACHDAVPDAPTQFRAFVAGRAIRLEAPVLDRIRAQVLRNHHRNLAVPAVTRALAEAAWASHREGDRDEFLDHFEDHLEVEAFLKQWWPQVDAREVLLWMTDSARVRRYGQGVLAPGEAELLADSFATALETGEWSVADVALLDDLTTRLGTIQDEPAEERGFYEIEELDDLAQYGVAEVRATRQGAAPAAVGHVQRAHDPRARLMHGRIGGPEEYAHVLVDEAQDLSPMQWRMLGRRGRYSSWTVVGDAAQASWPDAAEAARARAEAFGSQERRLFHMDTNYRNAREIFDYAAEVVRAAVPDADIPAAVRETGVQPVEAAVAADAVLQAARAEVDRWLDEVEGSIAVVTPAAHATGLASLAGAGSGRVQVIDPMSTKGLEYDATVIVDPEEITAESPGGVRVLYVALTRAAHRMSVVRVH, from the coding sequence GTGGCCGACCGATCCGAGCACGGATCCGAGCACGAGGTCGCCCACGAGATCGCTGTGGAGCAGGCCTACGTCGACCGGGTCTACGCCGAGCTGGCCAAGGCCGCGACGCGAGCGGGCCTGGTCGAGGCCGACGGCCTCGCGCGTGGTCGCACCGACCGCACCGGCGACGTCCGCGACGAGGAGCTCACCGGCCTGTTCGAGCGCGACGCCCTGGTCTTCAACGCCGTACGCCGGCGCACCACGCTCGAGAGCCAGTACGAGGGCCTGGTCTTCGGACGCCTCGACCTCGACCGGCCCGGCCAGGCCGGTGAGCCGCGGGAGGCGCGGTACATCGGAAGACTCGGCGTGCGCGACGACGACTACGAGCCGCTGGTCATCGACTGGCGCGCTCCCGCGGCCGCCGCGTTCTACCGGGCCACCCCCGTCGAGCCGATGGGTGTCGTCCGCCGCCGGGTGCTTCGCTGCAAGGGCTCGGAGGTCATCGGGGTCGAGGACGACCTCATGGTGGCCGAGGCGCCCGACGACATGGTCGTGGTGGGCGACGGCGCCCTGCTGGCTGCGCTCACCCGCAGCCGCGGCACCCAGATGCGAGACATCGTCGCGACGATCCAGCGCCACCAGGACGAGGCCATCCGCGCGCAGGCTCGCGGCGTCACGGAGATCACCGGCGGGCCGGGCACGGGCAAGACGGTGGTCGCGCTGCACCGAGCCGCCTACCTGCTCTACTCGGACCGCCGCAGGTTCGAGTCCGGCGGCATCCTCGTGGTCGGCCCCTCCGCGGCCTACACGGCCTACATCGAGCGGGTGCTCCCCTCGCTCGGCGAGGAGTCCGTGACCATGCGCTCCCTCGGTGACGTCGTCGAGGGCGTCACCGCGGCGCGTCTCGACACCCCGGCGGCCGCAGCCGTGAAGGGGTCATTGCGCATGCGCCGCCTCCTCTCCCGCGCCTGCCACGACGCCGTGCCGGACGCCCCCACCCAGTTCCGCGCCTTCGTGGCCGGGCGCGCCATCCGGCTCGAGGCGCCGGTGCTGGACCGCATCCGCGCGCAGGTCCTGCGCAACCACCACCGCAACCTGGCCGTTCCCGCCGTCACCAGGGCGCTCGCGGAGGCCGCGTGGGCTTCCCACCGCGAGGGCGACCGCGACGAGTTCCTCGACCACTTCGAGGACCACCTCGAGGTCGAGGCGTTCCTCAAGCAGTGGTGGCCGCAGGTCGACGCCCGCGAGGTGCTGCTGTGGATGACCGACAGCGCCCGGGTGCGCCGCTACGGCCAGGGCGTCCTCGCCCCGGGTGAGGCAGAGCTGCTCGCCGACTCCTTCGCCACGGCCCTCGAGACCGGCGAGTGGTCGGTGGCCGACGTCGCCCTCCTCGACGACCTGACCACCCGCCTCGGCACGATCCAGGACGAGCCGGCCGAGGAGCGGGGCTTCTACGAGATCGAGGAGCTCGACGACCTCGCGCAGTACGGGGTCGCGGAGGTGCGCGCCACCCGTCAGGGCGCCGCCCCGGCCGCGGTCGGCCACGTGCAGCGGGCGCACGACCCCCGTGCGCGCCTGATGCACGGCCGTATCGGCGGACCGGAGGAGTACGCGCACGTTCTCGTCGACGAGGCGCAGGACCTCTCACCCATGCAGTGGCGGATGCTCGGGCGCCGCGGGCGCTACTCGTCGTGGACGGTCGTCGGCGACGCGGCCCAGGCGTCCTGGCCCGACGCAGCCGAGGCGGCCAGGGCCCGCGCCGAGGCGTTCGGCTCCCAGGAGCGGCGCCTCTTCCACATGGACACCAACTACCGCAACGCCAGGGAGATCTTCGACTACGCCGCCGAGGTGGTCCGCGCCGCGGTGCCCGACGCCGACATCCCGGCCGCGGTGCGCGAGACCGGCGTCCAGCCGGTGGAGGCTGCTGTCGCCGCCGACGCCGTGCTGCAGGCCGCCCGGGCCGAGGTGGACCGCTGGCTCGACGAGGTCGAGGGGTCGATCGCTGTGGTGACTCCTGCCGCCCACGCGACAGGGCTCGCGTCACTGGCCGGAGCGGGGTCGGGCCGGGTGCAGGTCATCGACCCCATGTCGACCAAGGGCCTGGAGTACGACGCCACCGTGATCGTGGACCCCGAGGAGATCACCGCCGAGTCGCCCGGCGGGGTGCGCGTGCTCTACGTCGCCCTGACCCGCGCGGCCCACCGGATGTCCGTGGTCCGGGTGCACTGA
- a CDS encoding LuxR C-terminal-related transcriptional regulator, which yields MDLGDEQPKVAPGLEGDVPIAYPDPDTESAATRVYLAVLQHPQPSRSLLIAHGIREDLVDASLRILDAQGLIRLHEGGHLEVVPPDIALPNVAAELEHRARQTRSAAHELAQVYFQARANTIRPDPASLRVLQSMDELAAATADIISTGTERIRCFRSMSPRTRELFAAPLHSHEARSTGVGGVPLDMATTYTAEVLDLDNALQVLEARERGGERFRFVNSVPFSALVVDETAAVVDTTLFEENGAGSVLVRSRPMVRALAALADLFWDLGSPLPRTAGARTAEARDRAILALLAAGAPDATIARQTGVSQRTVERRVRALMDQLGAGTRFQAGVQAARRGLL from the coding sequence ATGGATCTTGGCGACGAGCAGCCCAAAGTGGCCCCCGGCCTCGAGGGGGACGTGCCGATCGCGTACCCGGACCCCGACACCGAGTCGGCGGCCACCCGCGTCTACCTCGCCGTGCTGCAGCACCCGCAGCCCTCCCGCTCACTGCTCATCGCCCACGGGATCCGCGAGGACCTGGTCGACGCGAGCCTGCGCATCCTCGACGCCCAGGGCCTCATCCGACTCCACGAGGGGGGCCACCTCGAGGTCGTGCCACCCGACATCGCCCTGCCCAACGTCGCCGCCGAGCTCGAGCACCGGGCCCGGCAGACCCGCTCCGCCGCGCACGAGCTGGCGCAGGTCTACTTCCAGGCCAGGGCCAACACGATCCGTCCCGACCCGGCCAGCCTGCGCGTGCTGCAGTCGATGGACGAGCTCGCGGCCGCCACGGCCGACATCATCAGCACCGGCACCGAGCGCATCCGCTGCTTCCGGTCGATGTCGCCGCGCACCCGGGAGCTCTTCGCCGCCCCCCTGCACAGCCATGAGGCCCGCAGCACCGGCGTCGGGGGTGTCCCGCTCGACATGGCGACGACCTACACCGCCGAGGTCCTCGACCTCGACAACGCCCTGCAGGTGCTCGAGGCCCGCGAGCGCGGCGGGGAGCGGTTCCGCTTCGTCAACTCGGTTCCGTTCTCCGCGCTGGTCGTCGACGAGACGGCCGCGGTCGTCGACACCACCCTGTTCGAGGAGAACGGCGCCGGCTCCGTGCTCGTGCGCAGCCGACCGATGGTGCGGGCGCTGGCGGCCCTGGCCGACCTGTTCTGGGACCTCGGCTCCCCGCTGCCCCGCACTGCCGGCGCCCGGACCGCAGAGGCGCGGGACCGGGCCATCCTGGCCCTGCTGGCGGCCGGGGCACCCGACGCCACGATCGCCCGGCAGACCGGCGTCTCCCAGCGCACCGTGGAGCGGCGGGTCCGCGCCCTGATGGACCAGCTCGGCGCCGGCACCCGGTTCCAGGCGGGCGTGCAGGCCGCGCGGCGCGGCCTCCTCTGA
- the purD gene encoding phosphoribosylamine--glycine ligase, which translates to MKVLVIGTGAREHALVRALAADPAVDAVIAAPGNPGMDASALCEPLTGGLLDGEGIAALAQARGVDLVVVGPEAPLVAGVADAVRAAGIPCFGPSARAAQLEGSKAFAKEVMAAAEVPTAMAHVCASIEEVGAALDALGSPHVVKDDGLAAGKGVVVTTDRAEALEHARACLAKEGGRVVVEEYLDGPEASLFCICDGSTVVPLSLAQDFKRVGDGDQGPNTGGMGAYSPLDWAPSSLVDEVVTRVAQPTVDEMRRRGTPFAGVLYVGLALTSKGPRVIEFNARFGDPETQVVLARLETPLGGLLHAAATGRLDSVGALRWSEQHAVTVVVAAHNYPGTPRSGDPVLGLDAVAEVPTAYVMHAGTALGPDGTLVSAGGRVLSVVALGDSLSQARERVYEAVGKIELEGSHHRTDIALAAERRELHVG; encoded by the coding sequence GTGAAGGTTCTCGTCATCGGCACCGGTGCCCGTGAGCACGCCCTCGTCCGCGCCCTGGCCGCAGACCCCGCGGTGGACGCCGTGATCGCGGCCCCGGGCAACCCCGGCATGGATGCGTCCGCCCTGTGCGAGCCGCTGACGGGCGGCCTGCTCGACGGCGAGGGCATCGCGGCCCTGGCGCAGGCGCGGGGCGTCGACCTCGTCGTCGTCGGGCCGGAGGCACCGCTGGTGGCCGGCGTCGCCGACGCCGTGCGCGCGGCGGGCATCCCCTGCTTCGGCCCCTCGGCGCGGGCCGCCCAGCTCGAGGGGAGCAAGGCCTTCGCCAAGGAGGTCATGGCGGCCGCCGAGGTGCCGACGGCGATGGCCCACGTCTGCGCCTCGATCGAGGAGGTCGGGGCTGCCCTCGATGCGCTCGGCTCCCCGCACGTGGTCAAGGACGACGGCCTGGCCGCCGGTAAGGGCGTCGTCGTCACCACCGACCGCGCCGAGGCGCTCGAGCACGCCCGCGCCTGTCTCGCCAAGGAGGGTGGCCGCGTGGTCGTCGAGGAGTACCTCGACGGCCCGGAGGCGTCCCTCTTCTGCATCTGTGACGGCAGCACCGTGGTGCCGCTGAGCCTGGCCCAGGACTTCAAGCGGGTCGGCGATGGCGACCAGGGGCCCAACACGGGGGGCATGGGCGCCTACTCGCCGCTGGACTGGGCGCCGTCGTCGCTGGTGGACGAGGTCGTCACCCGGGTGGCCCAGCCGACCGTCGACGAGATGCGTCGCCGCGGCACCCCCTTCGCGGGCGTCCTCTACGTCGGCCTCGCGCTGACGTCGAAGGGCCCGCGGGTGATCGAGTTCAACGCCCGCTTCGGCGACCCCGAGACCCAGGTCGTGCTCGCCCGGCTCGAGACCCCGCTCGGTGGCCTGCTCCACGCCGCGGCGACAGGCCGGCTCGACAGCGTCGGCGCGCTGCGCTGGTCGGAGCAGCACGCGGTGACGGTCGTGGTCGCGGCACACAACTACCCCGGGACCCCCCGCTCCGGCGACCCCGTCCTCGGCCTCGACGCCGTGGCGGAGGTGCCCACGGCCTACGTCATGCACGCCGGCACGGCGCTCGGCCCGGACGGCACGCTCGTGTCGGCCGGCGGGCGGGTGCTCTCGGTCGTGGCGCTCGGCGACAGCCTGTCGCAGGCGCGGGAGCGCGTCTACGAGGCGGTCGGCAAGATCGAGCTCGAGGGCTCCCACCACCGCACCGACATCGCGCTCGCCGCCGAGCGCCGTGAGCTGCACGTCGGCTGA
- a CDS encoding HNH endonuclease signature motif containing protein: MRSWTGAWRSGTNAVAQTKRLWLRDGGCTYPGCDAPPQWTDAHHLVHWADAGPSNLDNAALLCERHHTIVHARRHAGHVVKDTDGERVEWDLTRGSYDELLARRAAQEPA; this comes from the coding sequence GTGAGGTCGTGGACTGGGGCCTGGAGAAGCGGTACGAACGCAGTCGCCCAGACCAAGAGGCTCTGGCTCCGCGACGGCGGCTGCACCTACCCCGGCTGCGACGCCCCGCCACAGTGGACCGACGCCCACCACCTCGTGCACTGGGCAGATGCCGGCCCCTCGAACCTCGACAACGCCGCCCTGCTGTGCGAGCGGCACCACACCATCGTGCACGCCCGCCGCCACGCCGGCCACGTCGTCAAGGACACCGACGGGGAACGGGTCGAGTGGGACCTCACCCGGGGCTCCTACGACGAGCTCCTCGCCAGGCGCGCCGCGCAGGAACCAGCGTGA
- a CDS encoding MFS transporter — protein MTATAGATCASSPPSLLQREHLPFAAGAVALVTLGAFENRAVMTVLPTVAERLGGLWLFGAASAAPMISFVLATAVAGTWADRRGPLEPMYAGLGLFVLAQATMGLAPSMAVFAAARLGGGLAEGLIDLGLVVLMARALPEELRAKMFAAFAAAWVLPSVMGPALAGAVAEHLGWRTVFLMAIVLVVPATAMLRPAMAQARATAPAPTRWTSGERRVVGAAALVAAALALLTAGGSLVTREGSLALLGATASLVSLFVLLPSVRAVLPPGVLTLDRGIPTVIALRGVLAAAFGLVGAFIPLMLTAVHDFTPTTAGVSLTVTGLFWSLGSQVHGLGWVQRTVPPVQRLRIGFGLIAAGVAGPALLSLGLLPAWAGLSLWAVAGIGMGLSSPTLSTHLLSLSPATTQGRHTAASNLTGSVSQSLTLGAAGALIAWQSPALPGWLFAAVMAAGGVIALGGAAVAGRAR, from the coding sequence ATGACTGCCACCGCCGGGGCGACCTGCGCCTCCTCGCCGCCGTCGCTGCTCCAGCGCGAGCACCTCCCGTTCGCCGCCGGGGCCGTCGCCCTCGTCACCCTCGGGGCGTTCGAGAACCGGGCCGTCATGACGGTGCTCCCGACGGTGGCCGAGCGGCTCGGCGGCCTGTGGCTCTTCGGTGCGGCGTCGGCGGCGCCGATGATTTCCTTCGTCCTCGCCACCGCGGTCGCCGGCACGTGGGCGGACCGCCGCGGTCCGCTGGAGCCGATGTATGCCGGCCTGGGCCTGTTCGTGCTGGCCCAGGCCACGATGGGGCTGGCCCCCTCGATGGCCGTCTTCGCGGCAGCCCGGCTCGGGGGCGGGCTCGCCGAGGGCCTGATCGACCTCGGCCTCGTGGTGCTCATGGCCCGCGCGCTGCCGGAGGAGCTGCGCGCCAAGATGTTCGCCGCCTTCGCTGCGGCCTGGGTGTTGCCGTCGGTGATGGGCCCGGCCCTCGCCGGCGCGGTGGCCGAGCACCTCGGCTGGCGCACCGTTTTCCTCATGGCCATCGTCCTGGTGGTGCCCGCCACGGCGATGCTGCGGCCCGCGATGGCACAGGCTCGCGCCACGGCGCCGGCACCGACCCGGTGGACCTCCGGCGAGCGGCGGGTGGTCGGCGCGGCGGCTCTGGTCGCCGCAGCGCTGGCCCTGCTCACCGCGGGGGGCTCGCTCGTCACGCGCGAGGGTTCGCTCGCCCTCCTCGGCGCGACCGCCTCGCTGGTGAGCCTGTTCGTCCTCCTGCCGTCCGTCCGTGCGGTGCTGCCGCCGGGCGTGCTGACCCTCGACCGCGGCATACCCACCGTCATCGCCCTGCGAGGCGTCCTTGCCGCAGCTTTCGGACTGGTGGGCGCCTTCATCCCGCTGATGCTCACGGCGGTCCACGACTTCACACCCACGACGGCGGGCGTGAGCCTGACCGTCACCGGGCTCTTCTGGTCGCTCGGCTCGCAGGTACACGGGCTGGGCTGGGTGCAACGCACGGTCCCACCCGTGCAGCGGCTGCGCATCGGCTTCGGGCTCATCGCCGCAGGAGTGGCGGGACCGGCCCTGCTGAGCCTGGGCCTGCTCCCGGCGTGGGCCGGCCTGTCGCTGTGGGCGGTGGCCGGCATCGGCATGGGACTGTCGTCGCCCACCCTGTCGACCCACCTGCTCAGCCTCTCGCCGGCGACGACGCAGGGCCGCCACACCGCCGCGAGCAACCTCACCGGCTCGGTGTCGCAGTCGCTCACCCTGGGGGCAGCCGGGGCGCTCATCGCCTGGCAGTCGCCCGCGCTGCCGGGATGGCTCTTCGCCGCGGTCATGGCCGCCGGCGGGGTCATCGCCCTCGGCGGCGCAGCGGTCGCCGGTCGAGCCCGCTAG
- a CDS encoding phosphoribosylaminoimidazolesuccinocarboxamide synthase — MTTSAPLVLPGYAHVYSGKVRDLYAPLDAATGEPRGDQLLLVASDRISAFDFILDSPIPDKGAVLTQMSLWWFEQLQDLVPNHVVSTDVPAEVAGRSVLVKRLAMLPVECVARAYLTGGGLREYTANRHVSGVLLPEGLVDGSRLPEPVFTPSTKAPVGEHDQPMPYADVERVLGADLAARARELTVAILKRGNEIAADRGILIADTKVEFGLEDDTLVLADEVLTPDSSRFWPADQWKPGHPQPSFDKEFVREWLTSPASGWDRSSEQPPPPLPDEVVERTRAKYVEAYERLTGRRFG; from the coding sequence ATGACGACCTCCGCGCCGCTGGTGCTGCCCGGCTACGCCCACGTCTACTCCGGCAAGGTGCGCGACCTCTACGCGCCGCTCGACGCCGCAACCGGCGAGCCGCGCGGCGACCAGCTGCTGCTGGTCGCCAGCGACCGCATCTCGGCCTTCGACTTCATCCTCGACAGCCCGATCCCCGACAAGGGCGCCGTGCTGACCCAGATGTCGCTGTGGTGGTTCGAGCAGCTGCAGGACCTCGTGCCCAACCACGTGGTGTCCACCGATGTGCCCGCCGAGGTGGCCGGGCGCTCGGTTCTCGTGAAGCGGCTGGCGATGCTGCCCGTCGAGTGCGTCGCTCGCGCCTACCTCACCGGTGGCGGCCTGCGCGAGTACACCGCGAACCGTCACGTCAGCGGCGTGCTGCTGCCCGAGGGCCTCGTGGACGGGTCGCGGCTCCCGGAGCCGGTGTTCACGCCCTCGACCAAGGCGCCGGTGGGCGAGCACGACCAGCCGATGCCGTATGCCGACGTGGAGCGTGTGCTCGGAGCTGACCTCGCCGCGCGGGCGAGGGAGCTGACCGTGGCGATCCTCAAGCGGGGCAACGAAATTGCCGCCGACCGGGGGATCCTCATCGCCGACACGAAGGTCGAGTTCGGCCTCGAGGACGACACGCTGGTGCTCGCGGACGAGGTGCTGACCCCGGACTCCTCCCGCTTCTGGCCGGCCGACCAGTGGAAGCCGGGGCACCCCCAGCCCTCCTTCGACAAGGAGTTCGTGCGCGAGTGGCTGACCTCCCCTGCCAGCGGGTGGGACCGTTCCTCGGAGCAGCCGCCCCCGCCGTTGCCGGACGAGGTCGTCGAGCGCACCCGCGCGAAGTACGTCGAGGCCTATGAGCGGCTCACGGGGCGCCGATTCGGCTGA
- a CDS encoding ABC-F family ATP-binding cassette domain-containing protein → MSTTTLRLRDLMVSLGGRVVLDGVDLSARPGERVGLVGENGTGKSTLLRAAAGHLSPDGGETQVPPDLGYLPQDGGLDPQSTVGEVLHRALAPLHEAVSRLEDLAAALVEHDGKAHDRPSQDRLAADYDAALAWAQAHDAWDADRRSQVAARRLGLHGLRPGQLVAELSGGERSRLALAALLTRRPACLLLDEPTNHLDDEALDFLESALVALPGVVVAASHDRVFLERVCTSVVDLDPSHFGTDGRGGRRFTGGYSTYLHHKQAARRRWEEAYEAQQDERAALHAATRTVARDVAHGRAPRDNDGFIHHFKGSRVQDTVRRRVRNAEQRLAALDRRAVPRPPAPLTLTGAFDEQVRAARVRAREVAAEGRLRLDRLDVEPGDKLLLTGPNGSGKSTLLAVLAGRVSPDGGVVDVQARRVGHLPQDVRFTHPGRSAKAVFEAASPRRDLAELGLLPPGQHSRPVGELSLGQQRRLALALLMAGLPDLVLLDEPSNHLSLALVEELEDALRDTPATVVVASHDRWLRGRWSGNHTELGPA, encoded by the coding sequence ATGTCAACCACCACCCTTCGTCTCCGTGACCTCATGGTGTCCCTCGGCGGTCGCGTCGTCCTCGACGGCGTCGACCTCTCCGCCCGACCCGGTGAGCGTGTCGGCCTCGTCGGCGAGAACGGGACCGGCAAGTCCACCCTGCTGCGCGCAGCCGCCGGCCACCTCTCGCCCGACGGCGGTGAGACGCAGGTGCCCCCCGACCTGGGGTACCTCCCCCAGGACGGCGGGCTCGACCCGCAGTCCACGGTCGGCGAGGTGTTGCACCGCGCGCTGGCACCCCTGCACGAGGCGGTCTCGCGGCTGGAAGACCTTGCCGCCGCCCTGGTTGAGCACGACGGCAAAGCCCATGACCGCCCTTCGCAGGACCGGCTGGCGGCCGACTACGACGCCGCGCTGGCCTGGGCGCAGGCCCATGACGCGTGGGACGCCGACCGCCGCAGCCAGGTGGCAGCCCGTCGACTCGGCCTGCACGGGCTGCGGCCCGGACAGCTCGTGGCGGAGCTGTCCGGGGGTGAGCGCAGCCGGCTCGCCCTGGCTGCCCTGCTGACCCGGCGGCCCGCGTGCCTGCTGCTCGACGAGCCCACCAACCACCTCGATGACGAGGCACTGGACTTCCTCGAGTCGGCTCTGGTCGCGCTCCCGGGCGTGGTGGTCGCGGCGAGCCACGACCGGGTGTTCCTCGAGCGCGTGTGCACCAGTGTGGTCGACCTCGACCCCTCCCACTTCGGGACCGACGGCCGCGGTGGCCGCCGGTTCACCGGCGGGTACTCCACCTACCTGCACCACAAGCAGGCGGCTCGCCGACGGTGGGAAGAGGCGTACGAGGCGCAGCAGGACGAGCGGGCAGCCCTGCACGCGGCCACCCGCACGGTCGCTCGGGACGTCGCCCACGGCCGCGCCCCGCGGGACAACGACGGCTTCATCCACCACTTCAAGGGATCCCGGGTCCAGGACACGGTGCGGCGCCGCGTGCGCAACGCCGAGCAGCGGCTCGCTGCGCTGGACCGGAGGGCCGTGCCGCGCCCACCGGCACCGCTGACGCTGACTGGCGCCTTCGACGAGCAGGTGCGCGCGGCCCGGGTGCGCGCCCGAGAGGTCGCCGCCGAGGGGAGGCTCCGCCTCGACCGGCTCGACGTCGAACCCGGGGACAAGCTGCTGCTCACCGGCCCCAACGGCTCGGGCAAGTCGACCCTGCTCGCCGTCCTGGCCGGCCGGGTGTCTCCTGATGGAGGCGTCGTCGACGTGCAGGCCCGACGGGTCGGCCACCTCCCGCAGGACGTGCGCTTCACCCATCCCGGCCGCAGCGCCAAGGCCGTGTTCGAGGCGGCATCTCCGCGACGGGACCTGGCCGAGCTGGGGCTTCTCCCTCCTGGCCAGCACTCCCGCCCCGTGGGCGAGCTCAGCCTCGGGCAGCAACGACGGCTGGCGCTGGCCCTGCTCATGGCGGGCCTCCCCGACCTCGTGCTGCTGGACGAACCGAGCAACCACCTGTCGCTCGCCCTCGTCGAGGAGCTCGAGGACGCCCTGCGCGACACCCCGGCCACCGTCGTCGTGGCCAGCCACGACCGGTGGCTGCGCGGCCGGTGGTCAGGCAACCACACCGAGCTCGGCCCGGCCTGA
- a CDS encoding NAD(P)H-hydrate dehydratase: MPADRTTTAAVDSTDDSTDAGVDAAVDVTAGLLRRWPLPEPGKDKESRGRVLVLGGTASTPGAVLLAGEAALRAGGGKLQIATAEPVASALAVAAPESLVAPLPTDRGGNIDPGAADEVLCLSDGCDALLVGPGFSDVDASVHLLEHLLPQLTCPVVVDALGSAYVTAHRDGLAHLGGRAVLTLNPDELAKTLGIEAGEVEDGPAAAALRLAREATAVVVCGGQGKTVAAPDGRLWTSSSGNPGLGVSGSGDVQAGIVAGLLSRGAEPEQAAVWGGHLHGSAGDRLAKEVGTLGFLAREIAGCVPRLLDELSP, from the coding sequence ATGCCCGCTGACCGGACGACCACCGCAGCGGTCGACTCGACTGACGACTCGACGGACGCCGGGGTGGACGCCGCGGTGGACGTCACCGCCGGCCTGCTGCGCCGGTGGCCACTGCCCGAGCCCGGCAAGGACAAGGAGTCCCGTGGCCGCGTGCTGGTGCTCGGGGGCACGGCAAGCACACCGGGAGCGGTGCTCCTCGCCGGCGAGGCGGCGCTGCGGGCGGGCGGAGGCAAGCTGCAGATCGCCACGGCGGAACCGGTGGCGAGCGCGCTGGCGGTCGCGGCGCCGGAGTCCCTGGTGGCTCCGCTGCCCACCGACCGAGGCGGCAACATCGACCCGGGCGCCGCTGACGAGGTGCTGTGCTTGTCCGACGGCTGCGACGCGCTGCTCGTCGGACCGGGCTTCTCCGACGTGGACGCCTCGGTGCACCTGTTGGAGCACCTGCTGCCCCAGCTGACGTGCCCGGTCGTGGTCGACGCGCTGGGCTCGGCCTACGTCACCGCGCACCGCGACGGGCTCGCCCACCTCGGCGGCAGGGCCGTGCTGACCCTCAACCCCGACGAGCTCGCGAAGACGCTCGGCATCGAGGCCGGTGAGGTGGAGGACGGCCCTGCAGCGGCGGCCCTACGCCTGGCCCGGGAGGCCACGGCCGTCGTGGTGTGCGGCGGCCAGGGCAAGACCGTCGCCGCCCCGGACGGGCGTCTCTGGACGAGCAGCAGCGGCAACCCGGGCCTGGGCGTCTCCGGATCCGGTGACGTGCAGGCCGGCATCGTCGCGGGGCTGCTCAGTCGCGGCGCCGAGCCGGAACAGGCCGCGGTCTGGGGTGGGCACCTGCACGGGTCCGCGGGCGACCGCCTGGCGAAGGAGGTCGGCACGCTGGGCTTCCTCGCCCGCGAGATCGCCGGGTGTGTGCCGCGGCTCCTCGACGAGCTGAGCCCCTGA